In Daphnia magna isolate NIES linkage group LG5, ASM2063170v1.1, whole genome shotgun sequence, the sequence TGAAGCCGACTTTACTTCTGACCGCCTGGAAGTTGTCAAGAGACGTTTTGAAGGGAAAAATCTTCCGGAACCAGTTATTAAGCTCCTATTGGCAGCCAACCGGAAGACCACACTCATTGCTTACAAGTTCGCCTGGCGCTCTTGGCGTAATTGGTGTATGGGATAAAGTATCAATTCCATGTCAATTAATATAGCTAATATCCTAAATTTTTTATCGGACGCGTTTGAACATGGACTACTTTATATTAAGGACTGGACACTTCGATGATTCCTATGTCtcccatgtaattttttttacgtcgatataagacaaagaattaaaaaatgattgctGAGTTAATAAATGTTCCTATACCTAAATTGAATTGTTTAAAAGATATTTCCGTTTTACTTTCAAGAGAACGGGTAGAAAGTCGACTTGACTCATTCGCCATCTACCTGCCAAACGGCCTAAGCTCCTGCTACTTGGCGTCGGCAAGCGGCAAGATTTGAAATCagcttttctttgttttgtgtaTGATCAGCTCATTAGCATAATTTTCGACTTTTGGCttaaataaagataaaaactaccagtttctaaatttttttccttttttttcctgatttcGATTTGCGTGCCCTACCCTGAAATAAGCAGGACTcgaaacaataaagaaaaaaatgaaaaaaaaaaggaataccaTTTCTTCAGTTGTAATTATGGCTCCAAAGTGTATAGTCAACGGCTGTGACTCTGTCCAGAAAAGGTGATCCCAaacatgcttttttttacGGGATGCCGTCGGACGAAAGACGAATGAAGTTATGGTTGTCTGTAATCGATAGCCATTCCGGGTTACGGCCAATTAGAAAACATTGTAAATTACAAAATGCGGTGGTATGCGGAATGCATTTCGGCGACGAAAGTTTTCGTAGCCATTCAGTGTCCGAAAACCCGAAACTGCTATCTAATGCGGTGCCATCAATTTTTGTTGGTGTCTTTGATGCACCAAATAATAGTGGTACTCCTCCATTAGAAGAAGAGTTATTGGAACCACCAACGAAAAAAATTCGATTGTCTTATGTAGTAACGCACGAATTTGACGGTAATAAATTACACAGCTAAAAATTTAACAGTCCGATTCCttaattttaattgttaaatGGTGTTATAGGTGACTTACCCGTTTCAGAAGACGCTGTTGTCGGCGTGCAAGAAATACATAATCCTCCCAATCATATTGCTGTTAACGGTTCCGGTGATGAAGAAAAGGATAGCGCTAATGACAGCGGTCCCGTCCGTGACATAAGCGCGTCAAAGTTGTCCGAAAGTGAAGGAGATTTCCATATATCATCGCATCACTCCGATTCCGGCTGCCATTATAGTTCTTCCACAAGCTTTAATTCTGACTCTGAGTGCGAATGGAGTGCGTCCAATAGCTGTGATTCTGATTCCGAGTGCGCTTGGAGTTCGTCAAATAGTTCTGATACTAATTCCGATTGGGAACTCAGTTCGCAGGAAGACTGTGATACTGATTCTGACTtccaagaaaatgaattggaCCATTTGGAAACACCGGACTCTGACAATGATGCACTTCTGCGACCGAAACCAGCTTCTTCGACGGAAAATGATCTGAAACTACCAAAAAGGTTAGGCGcttgcaaaaacaaattgtcCGGCTGAAAAAAATAGGGGCAAGCTAGAAAACAGAATAAGTGATTTGGAGAATACCATTTCAGGCCTCACTTGCCCCGAGATGAATCTCATTAAatcaatgaaaaagaaagtacAGAAGGAGACCCATGGAGCTGTTTCATGATggatcaaatgaaaaataaaacgaagaaatcgaaaaatgGTTACAGATGGCACCAAGAGGTGATCCGGCAATGCATAATTCTACAAGCTAGAAGTCCGGGAGCTTACGAATGCCTTCGCAAATCCGGGATGGTCATCCTTCCTTCCCCTAAAACACTTCGAAGCTACCTCGGCTCATCGACAATGGATGTTGGTGTTACAGACATCGTCAAGGAAGCAATGAAAGCCAAAATTGAAGAGCTGGTAGGCGGACTTGGGATACATGTGAACATCGCCTTGGATGAAGTGGCAATTAAACCAAATGAGACCTACGTTAAACATGCCGACAAGCTTGTGGGCCACGTCGACATGGCCGGCATCGTTGAAGCTAAGGATAAAGAGAAGCTAGCTAATAAATTGCTTACGTTTGCAATTAATGGCCTTGCCAACTCTTTCTGTATCATCGTTGGATATTTTCTAGTCAACAAGATGACAGCAGAAGAGCTGAGCAAGTTGACGCTACACGTAATAGAAGAGGTTGAGCGGATTGGGTTTGTTGTGGTAGGCGCAGTGGCGGACAACGCATCgacaaacacaaaaatgttcaaaatGATCAATCCAGACAGAATTCTTTCGCATGTTATCCCACATCCGAATGATGCAAACCGGAAACTTTTCTTAAGTTTTTATTCGTCGCATATTATAAAAAATGTGCGAAATCAGTTCATCGATCGCCCTctgaaaagaaagggaaaaccaATAAGGTTTGAGTTCATCAAAAGATTACACTTCAAACAGAAACTCATGGTGCTGAAATTCGTGAAGAAACTAAGTAAAAGACACCTAGAGCCAACTACAATTGAACGTCAAAACGTTCAAAGGGCATTGGACATATTCAGCAGGCCTATGGTAGCTGCGCTAGAAGCGCTACGCAGAAGACATACATCCGGATTTATGGGCTCGGAGGAAACTATTTCGTTCATGTGCAAGATGATAAAATGGTTCGAAATACACGACATCTCGAACCTAACACAAGGGAAATATCAAAGGCTTCCAAATAAAGCGCCTTTTTATTCTAGCGCAGACGCGAGAGTCAAATGGCTACAAGACTTTTGCAATGGCTAATCGACTGGAAAAAATCTGTCATCGACAAAGAACATTTCCTCACTGCAGAAACATTTGCAGCGATTGAAATTACAACGAAATCAACGATAGCAAAAATTTCCTATTTGCTGGATACTGCCGGATTTAAATTCGTCCTGACTCGGAAATTCAATAGCGATAACCTTGAGAGAAAGTTTAGCGCTTTGCGTCAGGCAAACGGAGGAAACTACAACATGGAAGCGAAAGCGGCCATTTACGGGGTAGAGAAATTGCTGAGAACGGGAATAACGTACTGTGCAATTAATTGCAACGTTTCCCTAACACGAGAAAAGCAGCAAAGAGCCAACAAAAAATTCTTACGTGCAACTTCCGTGAAAGTCCCTAAGAAGAGAGCTCTCGACGTCCTCCTCCAACTTGAAGCCGAACAGCTTGCTGTGCTAGATGAGTTGAAACGTCCAGCAGGTACTTCAGTTTTCCCCATAAACCTTACATCtgaatttattaaaaaagtTATTAACGTGatcaattttaataatttattttagtttACGGGACAGATAGAGAATGCGACGATAAATTGTCGACTGCAGTGACCGCTGGATTTCTTCTACTAGTTCTTGAGGAACGCGAAATATGCGTAGAATGCAAGGAAGGTCTTAGGCACACCAACATCAACGACCCGGAAGCAGACGCTGTCAACACTTTGAATGAGTGCCTaggtataaaaaaattgcaattacGTTGATTATCGTATTAAATGTAAGTGTAATACTAGATCGTGGCGGACTGAATATACCTTCAAAGGAATTTGTGGAAAGGATGTGGACCATTTACAGATTTGTTGAAGGTTCCATGACAAAATTACTCAACACAAAAAGATTCGTGAAGATCTTGTCACTTTTCTTGTGCCACACGTTTCTGGCTGTGCGACGTTTTG encodes:
- the LOC123472645 gene encoding suppressor protein SRP40-like; the protein is MHFGDESFRSHSVSENPKLLSNAVPSIFVGVFDAPNNSGTPPLEEELLEPPTKKIRLSYVVTHEFDGDLPVSEDAVVGVQEIHNPPNHIAVNGSGDEEKDSANDSGPVRDISASKLSESEGDFHISSHHSDSGCHYSSSTSFNSDSECEWSASNSCDSDSECAWSSSNSSDTNSDWELSSQEDCDTDSDFQENELDHLETPDSDNDALLRPKPASSTENDLKLPKRLGACKNKLSG
- the LOC123472646 gene encoding LOW QUALITY PROTEIN: uncharacterized protein LOC123472646 (The sequence of the model RefSeq protein was modified relative to this genomic sequence to represent the inferred CDS: inserted 1 base in 1 codon), yielding MDQMKNKTKKSKNGYRWHQEVIRQCIILQARSPGAYECLRKSGMVILPSPKTLRSYLGSSTMDVGVTDIVKEAMKAKIEELVGGLGIHVNIALDEVAIKPNETYVKHADKLVGHVDMAGIVEAKDKEKLANKLLTFAINGLANSFCIIVGYFLVNKMTAEELSKLTLHFIKRLHFKQKLMVLKFVKKLSKRHLEPTTIERQNVQRALDIFSRPMVAALEALRRRHTSGFMGSEETISFMCKMIKWFEIHDISNLTQGKYQRLPNKAPFYSSADARVKWLQDFXQWLIDWKKSVIDKEHFLTAETFAAIEITTKSTIAKISYLLDTAGFKFVLTRKFNSDNLERKFSALRQANGGNYNMEAKAAIYGVEKLLRTGITYCAINCNVSLTREKQQRANKKFLRATSVKVPKKRALDVLLQLEAEQLAVLDELKRPAVYGTDRECDDKLSTAVTAGFLLLVLEEREICVECKEGLRHTNINDPEADAVNTLNECLDRGGLNIPSKEFVERMWTIYRFVEGSMTKLLNTKRFVKILSLFLCHTFLAVRRFAVSVDNNCLLHINIMDDLQFWCCGSS